The Saccharomycodes ludwigii strain NBRC 1722 chromosome II, whole genome shotgun sequence genome window below encodes:
- the SMD3 gene encoding mRNA splicing protein SMD3 (similar to Saccharomyces cerevisiae YLR147C | SMD3 | core Sm protein Sm D3): MSSNSIPIKLLNEAQGHIVSLELENGETYKGKLLESEDNMNIQLQDCIVTGRDNQQITHMDHVFIRGSNVRFIVVPDMLQHAPMFKKKSKLESKPIPPVRGSKRS; the protein is encoded by the coding sequence atgagTAGCAATAGCATACCGATTAAACTATTGAATGAAGCACAAGGTCACATAGTATCATTAGAACTAGAAAATGGGGAAACATATAAGGgtaaattattagaaagTGAAGATAACATGAATATCCAATTACAAGATTGTATAGTTACAGGAAGAGATAATCAGCAAATAACACATATGGACCATGTGTTTATTAGAGGATCTAATGTTCGATTTATTGTTGTTCCAGATATGCTACAACATGCTCCAAtgtttaaaaagaaaagtaaaTTAGAGTCAAAGCCTATTCCACCTGTACGTGGTTCTAAAAGGTCATAA
- the PEP3 gene encoding tethering complex subunit PEP3 (similar to Saccharomyces cerevisiae YLR148W | PEP3 | carboxyPEPtidase Y-deficient) has protein sequence MKISLEQVQFEENIISGQISNFKVIHNVMYIITNADSTVVFIINLDTPDKIEKLKVPVLNKEEKITRMWGLNDTNGGVLFKTNLGRYFKYFAADGKTFSLELLKKLSKKSNFHITSVNPCHDGNSVLLGTKEGKLYQYFMVEDKLTKLYQFANSKSIDGILCDKENILVVSNTFICKWSNVDLLKQKFTAPHETEYFDNGPNNRGVTRHNTFATYNMSKFAWVTKTGVLFGDLTDKLSNIKILLNLELPKNNSKDTPCVVSAVGITEFYLYLLVNKSQIVIVNQLTNKIVFQEVLYFENEKIIGLDIDENNGTPTYWTYSNKNVYEIVIKEAYTNLWDILCDSHEYEKALGLNDLPLLIKQMIYKKMGNYYLTKDPLKAAISFANSNSDFTYEALKLVDNINALQAFLLHRLKTANLTKVQRKIHTSWIIWNYLQMNIDDNDHDDKTPETAKPNELRKFLLENKDNIDSKTAYELLNYQNKNSDLLFFANLIKDYIFILNYWIKEENWYKALQTLVLLAEPSYVYQYATILLCKSPECTVTTWMRLSNFIQIDQEKLIPSILCYFSNFYCKEICTFSDTDNQGVVINHGLIYLKWVVTSFISSPSAANNNNGVLSTTANKTMSPLIYNTILYMMILDNKTNDEHEIIEFMSKYPNKYDTFFILGLSLKFKKFETAIYLYTELTMFDEAVNLALNKNMLICAKDVARKSDESKTKKLWLKIARATLLNIDNGNPVASNSSNVSSKSTMVNGAQAEGINSSTTATTTSLGTGTKSVTAVKVTSNGSIATTVSSISAADSSKDVKQIISDLIVDSAGVLTIKDLLPLFDDITTIANIKDEFIKSVNQHAELMKEISQEITDLVRIKKNILQDIEAFQDRYVKIEAGSHCDSCHELLQNKKFYVFPCGHNFHLNCLVKLILKGGDYILKSKLENLERKRKLNSGFNKKIIKDLDELLSTKCPLCSDININNIDESLFYSLPNYNPEDKNKVESDWCL, from the coding sequence atgAAGATATCCTTAGAACAAGTTCAGTTTGAAGAAAACATTATATCAGGTCAAATATCCAATTTCAAAGTTATTCACAATGTAATGTATATCATCACTAATGCTGATTCTACTGTAGTCTTTATTATAAACCTAGATACCCCagataaaattgaaaaattaaaagtcCCCGTCTTAAACAAGGAGGAAAAGATTACTAGAATGTGGGGTTTAAATGATACAAATGGGGGTGTTCTATTCAAAACTAACTTGGGTAGATATTTTAAGTATTTCGCTGCTGATGGGAAAACCTTTTCTTTAGAActattaaagaaattgaGTAAAAAAAGCAACTTTCATATAACTAGTGTTAATCCCTGCCATGACGGGAACTCTGTTTTACTAGGAACTAAAGAGGGGAAATTatatcaatattttatgGTTGAAGATAAATTAACCAAGCTTTATCAATTTGCCAATAGCAAAAGTATAGATGGAATATTATGcgataaagaaaatatccTAGTTGTTTCTAACACATTTATTTGTAAATGGAGTAACGTGGAtctattaaaacaaaaattcaCTGCACCTCACGAAACTGAGTATTTTGATAATGGTCCTAATAATAGGGGGGTTACTCGTCACAATACTTTTGCAACTTATAATATGTCCAAATTTGCATGGGTCACCAAAACGGGGGTTTTATTTGGGGATCTAACAGATAAATTgtcaaatattaaaattctATTGAATTTGGaattaccaaaaaataattcaaaagaTACTCCATGTGTTGTTTCTGCTGTGGGTATTACAgagttttatttatatcttttgGTTAATAAATCCCAAATAGTCATTGTTAATCAATTAACGAACAAAATAGTATTTCAAGAGGttctttattttgaaaatgagAAAATTATAGGTTTGGATATAGACGAAAATAACGGGACACCAACCTACTGGACTTATTCCaacaaaaatgtttatGAAATAGTGATTAAAGAGGCATATACAAATCTCTGGGATATTTTGTGCGATTCGCATGAATATGAGAAAGCTTTGGGTTTGAATGATTTACCCCTTTTAATCAAACAAatgatttataaaaaaatggggAATTACTATTTAACGAAAGATCCTTTGAAGGCTGCAATTTCTTTTGCAAATTCAAATAGCGATTTCACATATGAAGCTTTAAAATTGGTGGATAATATTAACGCATTACAAGCGTTTCTTTTGCACCGTTTGAAAACGGCCAACTTGACAAAAGTTCAGAGGAAAATACACACTAGCTGGATCATTTGGAATTATTTACAGATGAACATCGATGATAATGACCATGACGACAAAACCCCAGAAACAGCAAAGCCTAATGAGCTTAGAAAGTTTTTGCTGGAAAACAAGGATAATATTGATTCTAAAACTGCGtatgaattattaaattatcaaaataaaaattctgatttgcttttttttgcaaatttGATTAaggattatatttttatactaAATTACTGGATTAAAGAAGAGAATTGGTATAAAGCTTTGCAAACACTAGTTTTATTGGCAGAACCGAGCTATGTTTACCAATATGctacaatattattatgtaaGTCGCCAGAATGCACAGTGACAACATGGATGCGACTATCgaattttattcaaatagACCAAGAAAAACTAATTCCTTCCATTCTATgctatttttcaaatttttactGTAAAGAAATTTGCACCTTTTCGGACACTGACAATCAGGGAGTAGTTATTAATCACggattaatatatttaaaatggGTTGTTACctcttttatttcttctccttctgctgctaacaacaataatggtgTATTATCCACCACTGCTAATAAAACAATGAGTCCACTGATATACAACAccattttatatatgatgATACTtgataacaaaacaaaCGATGAGCATGAGATCATAGAGTTTATGTCAAAGTATCCTAATAAGTACGAtacttttttcattttgggTTTAAGcttgaaatttaaaaaatttgaaacgGCAATATATCTTTACACCGAATTAACTATGTTTGATGAAGCGGTTAATTTAgcattgaataaaaatatgctAATATGTGCAAAAGATGTAGCGAGGAAAAGCGATGAATCGAAAACCAAGAAACTCTGGTTAAAAATAGCACGCGCAACTTTGTTAAACATAGACAATGGGAACCCTGTGGCcagcaacagcagcaaTGTTTCCAGCAAATCTACAATGGTTAATGGTGCACAAGCCGAAGGTATTAATTCTTCGACAACAGCAACGACAACAAGTCTTGGCACAGGCACAAAGTCCGTTACTGCCGTGAAAGTAACTTCTAATGGTAGTATTGCCACTACCGTCAGTAGTATTTCCGCTGCAGACAGTAGTAAAGATGTTAAGCAAATCATAAGTGATCTAATTGTTGACTCTGCTGGGGTTTTAACCATTAAGGATCTTTTACCTCTTTTCGATGATATTACTACGATAGCCAATATTAAAGATGAGTTCATTAAAAGTGTAAACCAACACGCAGAATTGATGAAGGAAATATCTCAAGAAATTACCGATTTAGTGaggatcaaaaaaaatattttacaagATATTGAAGCATTTCAAGATAGATATGTTAAAATTGAAGCTGGTTCCCACTGTGACAGTTGTCATGAATTGTTacagaataaaaaattttacgTTTTCCCCTGTGGACATAATTTCCATCTCAATTGTTTGGTTAAACTTATTCTAAAAGGTGGtgattatattttgaaaagtaAATTAGAGAATCttgaaaggaaaagaaaattgaattctggatttaataaaaaaattattaaagattTGGATGAGCTGCTATCAACTAAATGTCCATTATGTAGTGATATCAATATTAACAACATTGATGAgtcattattttattctttacCTAATTATAATCCAGaggataaaaataaagtagaAAGCGATTGGTGTTTATAG
- the TAF10 gene encoding Taf10p (similar to Saccharomyces cerevisiae YDR167W | TAF10 | TATA binding protein-Associated Factor), producing the protein MDSGIIGDAPLGNDDMNEFDDNIEGPIDGMIVRTAEKNELVVDDLSDEDVDGESNDNATDESDDDDESDEEEEGYENLNESVGKDGKKKRNSEKRKKRSLKQKKRKIRLEDGSENIFQLPEFSRKDKTLKEILDLMEDNPPIIPDAVIDYFLLKNGMDLKDVKVKRLLALATQKFVSDIATDAYEYSRIRSGLAVSNANNGQTKARQLLLGQQQQQQNLPSAGNNTTSTATTNTPSTSSVPSQLQNDKSKVVLTVNDLSSAVSEYGLNISRPDFYR; encoded by the coding sequence ATGGATTCAGGTATTATAGGAGATGCACCATTAGGTAATGATGATATGAATGAAtttgatgataatattgaGGGACCGATAGATGGAATGATTGTACGAACTgctgaaaaaaatgaattggTTGTAGATGATTTAAGTGATGAAGACGTTGATGGTGAAAGCAACGATAATGCCACTGATGAaagtgatgatgatgatgaaagtgatgaagaagaagaaggatatgaaaatttaaacGAGTCAGTAGGAAAAGATggtaaaaagaaaagaaattctgaaaaaaggaaaaagaggTCTCTAAagcaaaagaaaagaaaaattcgTTTAGAGGATGGAAGTGAgaatattttccaattgcCTGAATTTTcaagaaaagataaaacaTTAAAGGAAATACTAGATTTAATGGAAGATAATCCACCAATTATACCGGATGCCGTTATAGATTATTTCTTACTGAAGAATGGTATGGATTTGAAAGATGTCAAAGTTAAAAGATTATTAGCACTAGCCACTCAAAAATTTGTTAGTGATATAGCTACCGATGCCTACGAATACTCTAGGATAAGGTCTGGTTTGGCTGTATCTAATGCGAATAATGGTCAAACAAAAGCAAgacaattattattggggcaacagcaacagcaacaaaatTTACCGTCAGCTGGCAACAACACGACATCTACCGCAACAACTAACACACCTTCAACTAGCTCTGTTCCATCACAACTacaaaatgataaaagtaAAGTTGTTTTGACAGTTAATGATTTAAGTAGTGCAGTTTCAGAATATGGGTTAAATATTTCTAGACCCGATTTTTATCgttaa
- the CDC37 gene encoding Hsp90 co-chaperone CDC37 (similar to Saccharomyces cerevisiae YDR168W | CDC37 | Cell Division Cycle), with the protein MVVDYSKWDKIELSDDSDIEVHPNVDKASFVRWKQQSVHEQRAKRNQDIKTLEAQIHMYQHLNKRVDTMLQNGNVKDFSDLNEVTRFLNSNFDKTENSEGEFVDKDIPTYNEMVEDLIEQLKRELVNEKQDPTNGNLVKDKLIQHRAKIDEVTVEGRKKLDQLYKEKALHISSDDIHTGFDSSFINKKQGTQDALKKNNISSSPTTATVSKSELPSTIKHFIDYKDDVMKLDDRTKKLGEIPVHALKESQTYLLNNMEILSEQQKDALVMTSFEAELKGDHDKAYQIVFQSELMSYIIEVYTLKQIPYLHTTQMADVIRMFFEKVFYSTKNDMGKQSFLSAVESRFEHIKTRCKIIKEEDNKETKGASDEQEGVETIQLKSLDESSELVVNLPNLDNPANEEEKKIVELFKSLPPSMQKAVKSGSLDEINKVFADMSIDEAEHILSIFDEANIIGVAALLEDEKEFDTLKEEYNTSKLNDLSLSEEPTGSKPVTKSIEDEVD; encoded by the coding sequence atggtTGTGGATTATTCTAAATGGGATAAAATAGAGCTATCTGACGATTCAGATATTGAAGTGCATCCAAACGTTGATAAAGCTTCATTCGTCAGATGGAAACAGCAAAGTGTTCATGAACAAAGAGCTAAGAGAAACCAAGATATTAAAACCTTAGAAGCTCAAATTCACATGTATCAgcatttaaataaaagagtTGATACTATGCTACAAAACGGTAATGTCAAAGATTTTAGTGATTTGAATGAGGTAACAAGGTTTTTAAACTctaattttgataaaacTGAGAATAGTGAGGGCGAATTTGTTGATAAAGATATCCCCACCTATAATGAAATGGTAGAAGATTTAATTGAACAATTGAAGCGAGAGTTGGTTAATGAAAAGCAAGATCCAACTAATGGAAATTTGGTAAAAGACAAACTAATACAACATAGAGCCAAAATAGACGAAGTTACTGTTGAAGGTCGCAAAAAATTAGATCAACTATATAAGGAAAAAGCATTGCACATTTCTTCCGATGATATACATACGGGATTTGACAGCagttttatcaataaaaagcaAGGTACTCAAGAtgctttaaaaaagaacaacaTAAGTAGTTCACCAACGACTGCTACTGTTTCTAAAAGCGAATTGCCATCGACTATCAAACACTTTATTGATTATAAGGATGATGTTATGAAATTAGATGATCGGACTAAGAAATTGGGTGAAATTCCGGTTCATGCTCTGAAAGAGTCGCAGACTTACCTACTAAATAATATGGAAATATTATCTGAGCAACAAAAAGATGCATTGGTCATGACCTCCTTTGAAGCCGAATTGAAAGGTGACCATGACAAAGCCTATCAGATTGTCTTTCAATCCGAATTGATGTCTTATATCATAGAAGTTTATACTTTGAAACAGATTCCTTATTTGCATACTACCCAAATGGCTGATGTTATTCGTATGTTTTTTGAGAAAGTGTTTTATTCCACCAAAAATGATATGGGGAAACAGTCATTTTTATCGGCTGTTGAATCAAGATTTGAGCATATTAAAACTCGGTGTAAGATTATTAAGGAAGAAGATAATAAGGAGACCAAAGGTGCTTCAGATGAGCAAGAGGGCGTTGAAACGATTCAATTGAAATCTTTGGACGAGTCTAGCGAGCTAGTGGTCAACTTACCCAATTTGGACAATCCAGCTAATGaggaagagaaaaaaatagttgagttatttaaaagtttacCTCCTAGCATGCAAAAAGCCGTCAAGAGTGGAAGTTTAGATGAAATTAATAAGGTTTTTGCCGATATGTCAATTGATGAAGCTGAACATATTCTAAGTATATTCGATGAGGCCAATATTATCGGGGTTGCTGCATTATTAGAAGATGAAAAGGAATTTGATACTCTAAAGGAAGAATATAATacttcaaaattaaatgacCTATCTCTATCAGAAGAACCAACTGGAAGCAAGCCTGTAACTAAGTCTATTGAGGATGAGGTTGATTAG
- the GID11 gene encoding Gid11p (similar to Saccharomyces cerevisiae YLR149C | protein of unknown function), with product MTITQSVNSLRSLRRRRGIELQSKNNNNSKNIDEYNQSVYKNFLSKKLSLYDVRVTINHWQLRDLVKGYKDDQILYCFENSIRALNTAASYDTQDTASSNSSFYEDKVILPFKPKCFRENSNILVCGGVYSLEDESLLERIRRRRNQNLSNLLDSFESVVPNNTINDNTTNGNNWKGLISITPDISSTESIKTSTYKIGQYINNDIEISSDGCSGKYEIFSCNNDSHLYHCDVSNSRVTLLNTYSDLKFPLNSCKLSHDGKMMAVSGDSNKFALYHRSSALCGEFFSVYSPSSAINTSSSNTNSNQFNRVPRYAINDNSYSDKIDIFESIKGDHGFSTSFSQTDYQFSTIFQNGVCLIYDTRKMNRPIHIISTSRPKNQAGSFRCCKYSGGLDDLLFISEHASRVHVIDTRNFNNHLVIKFADKVKFPEMNPLEVPNYSNTGSIAVNESIRGEANVTYGHARNSILENAGLEDNNYNILKPRVITFHNKDKLHYLHRTFGYYNTGPDFLNPLERNYNDDNSAARENNSGGYENSNEKDEYTIIEPEQLDLNVVATSQLKSSGPCNIMSEPKKKRKVNVVEGHQIREHDNNNIGDDHITAPVDNSHNETSTIDNAILSSSTSSSSNSSSSSFLSDPLSYGSNSLQAGFYSRGNIIISEDNDISGIDWVQNGNGSSLLIGTSFGIYKWNVDSWSRRSFNTYDFC from the coding sequence ATGACCATCACACAAAGTGTTAATTCTTTAAGATCCTTACGCCGTCGCCGTGGGATAGAACTAcaatctaaaaataataacaatagtaaaaatatagatGAATACAATCAAAGCgtttacaaaaattttctatCTAAAAAGCTATCTTTATACGATGTAAGGGTTACTATAAATCATTGGCAATTGCGTGATCTAGTAAAAGGCTACAAAGACGATCAAATATTGTATTGCTTTGAAAATTCTATCAGGGCTTTAAATACTGCTGCTTCATATGATACTCAAGATACTGCTTCTTCCAATTCGTCTTTTTATGAAGATAAAGTCATCTTACCCTTTAAACCAAAATGTTTTAGGGAAAACAGCAATATTTTGGTTTGTGGTGGAGTTTATTCATTAGAAGATGAATCCCTATTAGAAAGAATAAGGAGAAGGAGAAATCAAAATTTGTCCAATTTACTAGATTCATTTGAAAGTGTTGTACCAAATAATACCATCAACGACAACACTACAAATGGCAATAATTGGAAGGGGTTGATTTCTATCACACCGGATATATCTAGTACTGAGAGTATCAAGACTTCCACCTATAAGATTGGtcaatatattaataacgaTATAGAAATTAGCTCAGATGGCTGCAGCGGAAAATATGAAATTTTCAGTTGTAATAATGACTCACACTTGTACCATTGTGATGTGAGCAACAGTAGGGTAACATTACTAAATACTTATTCAGATTTGAAATTCCCCTTGAATAGTTGTAAATTAAGTCATGATGGGAAAATGATGGCTGTTAGTGGGGATTCCAATAAATTTGCTTTGTACCATAGATCCAGTGCTCTATGCGGTGAGTTTTTTTCGGTATATTCACCCTCCTCTGCGATAAACACTAGTTCGAGTAACACCAACAGTAACCAGTTTAATAGAGTTCCAAGATATGCTATAAACGATAATTCATATTCAGATAAAATTGACATTTTTGAGTCCATAAAGGGAGACCACGGATTTTCTACAAGCTTTAGTCAGACAGATTATCAGTTTTCCacaattttccaaaatggTGTTTGTTTGATCTATGATACAAGGAAAATGAACAGACCAATACATATAATATCAACTTCAAGACCTAAAAACCAAGCGGGCTCATTTAGATGCTGTAAATATAGTGGTGGATTAGACGATTTGTTATTCATATCTGAACATGCAAGTCGGGTGCATGTTATTGACAcaagaaattttaataatcaTCTGGTCATCAAATTTGCGGATAAAGTTAAATTTCCCGAAATGAATCCGTTGGAAGTACCTAATTATTCAAACACAGGCTCAATAGCAGTAAATGAAAGCATCCGTGGTGAAGCCAACGTAACTTATGGCCATGCTAGAAATAGCATCCTTGAAAATGCTGGACTGGAGGataataactataatattttaaaaccaaGGGTAATAACTTTTCACAACAAAGATAAATTGCACTATTTGCATCGTACATTTGGATACTATAACACCGGGcctgattttttaaatccatTAGAGAGGAATTATAACGATGACAACAGTGCCGCTAGGGAGAACAACAGTGGTGGTTATGAAAATTCTAACGAGAAAGATGAATATACCATTATTGAACCAGAACAGTTGGATCTAAATGTGGTTGCCACTAGCCAGCTGAAATCTAGTGGCCCATGCAACATTATGAGTGAAccgaaaaagaaaagaaaagtaaaTGTTGTTGAGGGGCACCAAATTCGAGAacatgataataataatattggtgACGATCATATTACTGCACCAGTTGACAACTCCCACAATGAAACTTCAACTATTGACAACGCAATACTTTCATCATCtacatcttcatcatctaaTTCCTCATCTTCGTCCTTTTTGTCCGACCCCCTTTCATATGGATCAAATTCTTTACAGGCTGGATTTTATTCAAGGggtaacattattattagtgaaGATAATGATATAAGTGGTATTGATTGGGTTCAAAATGGGAATGGAAGTTCCCTACTTATTGGCACAAGCTTTGGTATTTATAAATGGAATGTAGATTCTTGGTCCAGAAGATCTTTCAATACCTATGACTTTTGTTag
- the STB3 gene encoding Stb3p (similar to Saccharomyces cerevisiae YDR169C | STB3 | Sin Three Binding protein): MPSNTTLNDNYNKKQLNTTTIPADGQQQRVLSTHAQNIVNNNDITSKIHPYMLSDLLLQKGPLAIRFITNGLDKDVPGFKKLSASKQRRVIMSLLENGDELNSVVFEKIGWGQWRARKVEDPKDFKKELASVLAANEKINNDLKTQQQLSHSFENGLQERKNFIKQNNSHITANKLNNNSYFDENVLASSSSSTSSSSPPSDNENNDNNDVFFEDDEEEDYFHSMDKNRRKSSVLLSERPSPPTANSTNNATISKIVKITHRRKSSTRRNSSNKNDFLFNNNNNNNNNSNNNGNSHSATSSNNAINIIQDNNVTETNSIINTTKNKSKNNNNGKNKDFGDENMPRISNTESCVRTTVSLATPASNNDKLYQEQQHSDTDDEDWASIGPEKLRILKKNCRFMDNNGGTGTAIGNDAANIDETTNAAFLLMKLKSEQK; the protein is encoded by the coding sequence CTCATGCTCAAAATATAGTGAACAACAATGATATTACATCCAAAATTCACCCGTATATGTTGagtgatttattattgcaAAAAGGTCCTTTAGCTATCAGATTTATCACCAACGGTTTGGACAAGGATGTTCCCGGGTTTAAAAAACTAAGTGCTTCTAAACAAAGAAGGGTTATAATGAGTTTATTAGAAAATGGTGATGAATTGAACTCTGTAgtctttgaaaaaataggTTGGGGTCAATGGAGGGCTAGAAAAGTTGAGGACCCTAAGgatttcaaaaaagaattggCCTCGGTGTTGGCTGCCAATGAGAAAATCAATAATGACTTGAAAACTCAACAACAATTGAGTCATAGTTTTGAGAATGGATTGCAAGAGAGAAAGAATTTtatcaaacaaaataacAGCCATATAACTGCtaacaaattaaataataacagttaTTTTGACGAAAACGTATTagcttcatcatcatcatcaacatcttcttcttccccACCATCCGATAACGAAAATAATGACAACAATgatgtattttttgaagatgatgaggaAGAAGACTATTTCCATAGCATGGACAAGAATAGGAGAAAATCTAGTGTATTGTTAAGTGAAAGACCATCTCCCCCAACCGCTAATAGCACTAATAATGCAACTATTTCcaaaatagtaaaaataacacaTCGTAGGAAATCATCAACTAGAAGAAacagtagtaataaaaatgactttttattcaataataacaacaataataataacaacagcaacaacaatggaAATAGTCACAGTGCTACTTCCTCTAACAACGCGATAAATATAATTCAAGACAATAACGTTACGGAAACTAACAGTATTATAAAtactacaaaaaataaaagcaagaataacaacaacggtaaaaataaagattttgGAGATGAAAATATGCCTCGTATAAGTAATACAGAATCTTGTGTTAGAACAACTGTTTCATTAGCTACCCCAGCTTCCAATAATGACAAACTATATCAAGAACAGCAACATTCTGATACAGACGATGAAGACTGGGCGAGCATAGGTCCCGAGAAATTAAGgatattaaagaaaaattgtcGTTTTATGGATAACAATGGTGGTACTGGTACTGCCATAGGTAATGATGCTGCTAATATAGACGAGACTACTAATGCtgcatttttattaatgaaattGAAATCTGAACAAAAGTAA